GCCCTATGCCTGGTCGCTGGCCCAGAGCGAGGACAGCGACGTGGCCGGCAAGGTCGGCGTGGTCAAGCTGCCCCACGGCCCCGACGGCGACAGTGCGGCGACGCTGGGCGGCTGGAACCTGGCGGTCTCCAAGTATACCGAGAATCGTGAAGCCGCCGCCGACCTGGTGGCCTTCCTGACCTCCGAGGCCGAGCAGAAGCGCCGCGCCATCGAGGGCGCCTACAACCCCACCCTCACCTCGCTCTACCAGGATGAAGAGGTCCTCGAGGCGGTGCCCTTCTTCGGCACCCTCTATGACACCTTCACCAATGCCGTGGCCCGCCCCTCCGCCGTCACCGGCGACCACTACGGCCGGGTCAGCAATGGCTTCTTCAACGCCGTGCATGACGTGATGTCCGGCAACCAGAGCGGTGCCGAGGCCGTGTCCCGGCTGGACAGCGAGCTGTCCCGCATCAAGCGTCGTCGTTGGTAACCCAGGAGGCCTCCATGTCAACTCCCGCAACCGATCCCACCCCCCAGGCGGTGCACTCTGCAGTGCCCTCGCCCAAGACGGGGTATCGTGGCACCAAGGTCCGCCGCCAGCGGGTCCGCGCCGCCTGGACCTTTCTCGCGCCGATGCTGGTCGCGCTGGTCCTGGTGGCCGGCTGGCCGCTGCTGCGCACCTTCTACCTGAGCCTCACCGATGCCTTGCTGTCGGATACCGCCGGCGCGGCCTTCATCGGCTTCGAGAACTACCTGGTCTACGACGACGGCGCCTGGTATGGCCTGCTCACCGACCCGGTATGGTGGAACTCGGTATGGAACACCGTCTACTTCAGCGTGGTATCGGTGTCGCTCGAGGTGGTCTTCGGCATCATCGTCGCCCTGCTGCTCAACGCCGAGTTCAAGGGCCGCATGCTGGTGCGCGCCGCGGTGCTGATTCCCTGGGCCATCCCCACCATCGTCTCGGCCAAGATGTGGGCCTGGATGCTCAATGACCAGTTCGGGATCATCAACCACATGCTCATGGGCCTGGGGCTGATCGATGCCCCCCTGGCCTGGACCGCCGATGCCGACCTCTCCATGTGGGCGGTGATCATGGTCGATGTGTGGAAGACAATTCCCTTCGTCGCCCTGCTGGTGCTGGCCGCCCTGCAGATGCTGCCCAAGGACTGCTACGAGGCCGCCGAGGTCGACGGCATCCATCCGGTCAAGGTGTTCTTCCGCGTCACCCTGCCGCTGATCACCCCGGCGCTGCTGGTGGCGGTGATCTTCCGCCTGCTCGATGCCCTGCGGGTGTTCGACGTCATCTACGTGCTGACCTCCAACTCCACCAGCACCATGACCATGTCGATCTATGCCCGTCAGCAACTGGTCGAGTTCCAGGACGTGGGCTATGGCAGCGCCGCCTCGACGATGTTGTTCCTGATCATCGCCCTGGCCGTGGTGATCTACCTCTACCTGGGCCGCCGTCAACTGGGAGTCGACCAATGAACCAGTATCAGCTGATCAAGCTCGCCAAACGGGTCGGGCTCTATGCCCTGATCGCCGTGGTGATGGTCTACGCCATCTTCCCCTTCTACTATGCCGTGATCACCTCGCTGAAGCCCTCCAGCGAGCTGTTTCGGGTCGATTTCTGGCTGTCGTCGCTGGACTTCGGCAACTACGTGCAGATCTTCACCCAGAAGAGCTTCGTGCGGGCCATCTTCAACTCCATCCTCATCTCGCTGTCGGTGGTGCTCATCGCCCTGCTGCTGGGCATCACCGCCTCCTACGCCCTGGGCCGGGTACGCTTCCGTGGCCGCACCACGGTGATGCTGACGATCCTCGGCGTGTCGATGTTCCCCCAGGTGGCGGTGCTCTCCGGGCTGTTCGAGGTCATCCGCGCGCTGAACCTCTACAACAACCCGGGTGGCCTGATACTGAGCTACACCATCTTCACCCTGCCCTTCACCGTCTGGGTGCTGACCACCTTCATGCGCCAGCTGCCCATGGAACTGGAAGAAGCCGCGATCATGGACGGCGCCACCCCCTGGGTGACCATCACCAAGGTGTTCCTGCCGCTGATGTGGCCGGCCATGGCCACCACCGGGCTGCTAGCCTTCATCGCCGCCTGGAACGAGTTCCTCTTCGCCCTGACCTTCACCCTCACCGACGACCAGCGCACCGTGCCGGTGGCGATCGCCCTGATCTCCGGCGGCAGCCAGCACGAGCTGCCCTGGGGCCCGATCATGGCCGCCTCGGTCACCGTCACCGTGCCCCTGGTCATCCTGGTGATGATCTTCCAGAAGCGCATCGTCTCCGGGCTGACCGCCGGTGCCGTCAAGGGATAAGCCTCATGTCATCGATGGACAAGACCATGCAAGACAACCTGACCTGGTGGCGCGGTGGCGTCATCTACCAGATCTACCCGCGCAGCTTCATGGACGCCAACGGCGACGGCATCGGCGACCTGCCGGGCATCACCGATAAGCTCGACTATGTGGCGAGCCTGGGCGTCGACGGCATCTGGCTGTCGCCGTTCTTCACCTCGCCGATGCTCGACTTCGGCTATGACGTCAGCGACTACCGCGACGTCGACCCGATGTTCGGCACCCTCGACGACTTCAAGGCGCTGCTGGCGCGGGCCCACGCGCTGGGCCTCAAGGTGATGATCGACCAGGTGATCAGCCACACCTCGGACCAGCATCCCTGGTTCCAGGAGAGTCGCGCCGACCGCTCCAACCCCAAGGCCGACTGGTTCGTGTGGGCCGACCCCAGGCCCGACGGCACGCCGCCCAACAACTGGCTGTCGATCTTCGGCGGTTCGGCCTGGACCTTCGACTCCCGGCGCCGCCAGTACTACCTGCACAACTTCCTGACCAGCCAGCCGGACCTCAACTTCCACAACCCCGAGGTTCGTCAGGCTCAGCTGGACAACTTGCGCTTCTGGCTGGAGCTCGGCGTCGACGGCTTCCGCCTGGACACCGTCAACTTCTACTTCCACGACGCCGAGCTGCGCGACAACCCGCCGGTACCAAAGGGCGAGGCCAAGACGCTCGGCGCCCCGGACGCCAACCCCTACACCTGGCAGCGTCACGTCTATGACCTGAGCCGCCCGGAGAACCTCGACTTCCTGCGCGAGCTGCGCGCCCTGATGGACGAGTTCCCCGGCACCACCACGGTGGGCGAGATCGGCGACGACGAGCCGCTAGCGCGCATGGCCGAATACACCGCCGGCGGCGACAAGCTGCACATGGCCTATGGCTTCGACCTGCTCAACGACCCGCACTCGCCGGCCTATATCCGCGAGGTGATCGAACGCTTCCAGCGCCTGGCCGGCGATGCCTGGCCCTGCTGGGCGCTGTCCAACCACGACGTGGTGAGAAGTGCCACCCGTTGGGGCGCGGGCGAGGATCCCGTGGCCTATCCCAAGGTGGCCCTGGCGATGGTGCTCTCGCTGCGCGGCAGCGTCTGCCTCTATCAGGGCGAGGAGCTGGGCCTGCCCGAGGCCGAGGTGCCCTTCGAACGCCTCCAGGACCCCTACGGCAAGGTGCTGTGGCCGGAGTTCAAGGGCCGCGACGGCTGCCGCACGCCGATGCCCTGGACCGACGCGCCCCAGGCTGGCTTCACCAACGAGGCAGTCGAGCCCTGGCTGCCGGTCGACGAGCGCCACCAGCCGCTGGCGGTCGACCGCCAGCAGGACGACCGCCACTCGGTGCTCAACGCCACCCGCCGCCTGCTGGCCTTCCGCCAGGCCCACCCGGCGCTGGTCGACGGCGAGCTGTCGCTGGTCGACGTCGGCGAGGACCTGCTCGGCTTCGTCCGCGAGGCGGATAGCAAGAATGGTGGCGAGGCATTGCTGTGCGTGTTTAACCTCGGCGGCGAGACCCGGAGCACGACGCTACCGCGGTCCGGCACCCCGCTCCAGGGACACGGCTTCGCATCGGCGCTCGACGGCGACACCCTGACCCTGCCGGCCTACCAGGCCGCCTACCTCAAGCTCGATCGCTAACACCGAATCACAACAATGCCGGTCCCGGTGGCCGGCGAGGAGTCGCAAGATGGCAAGCGTGACCCTGGAAAAACTCAACAAGGTCTTCGGCCACACCCATATCATCAAGGACGTCGACCTCAAGGTCGCCGATGGCGAGTTCGTGGTCTTCGTCGGGCCCTCGGGCTGCGGCAAGTCCACCCTGCTGCGCCTGATCGCCGGCCTGGAGTCGATCACCGACGGCGATCTCAAGATCGCCGACGGCGTGGTCAACGACCTGCCGCCCCGCGAGCGTGGCGTGGGCATGGTGTTCCAGTCCTACGCCCTCTACCCGCACATGTCGGTCTACGAGAACATGGCCTTCGGCCTCAAGCTGGCCAAGATGGCCAACGAGACCGTCGACGACCGGGTGATGGCCACCGCGCGCATCCTGCAACTCGAGGACCTGCTGCACCGCAAGCCCAAGGAGCTCTCCGGCGGCCAGCGCCAGCGCGTGGCCATGGGCCGCGCCATGGCCCGCGAGCCGCGCATCCTGCTGTTCGACGAGCCGCTGTCCAACCTCGACGCCTCGTTGCGCGTGCAGATGCGCAACGAGATCGCCCGCCTGCACCACCGCCTGGGTTCCACCATGATCTACGTCACCCACGACCAGGTCGAGGCCATGACGCTGGCCGACAAGATCGTGGTGCTGCGCGACGGCCGCATCGAGCAGGTCGGCAGC
The Halomonas sp. M4R1S46 DNA segment above includes these coding regions:
- a CDS encoding carbohydrate ABC transporter permease, with translation MSTPATDPTPQAVHSAVPSPKTGYRGTKVRRQRVRAAWTFLAPMLVALVLVAGWPLLRTFYLSLTDALLSDTAGAAFIGFENYLVYDDGAWYGLLTDPVWWNSVWNTVYFSVVSVSLEVVFGIIVALLLNAEFKGRMLVRAAVLIPWAIPTIVSAKMWAWMLNDQFGIINHMLMGLGLIDAPLAWTADADLSMWAVIMVDVWKTIPFVALLVLAALQMLPKDCYEAAEVDGIHPVKVFFRVTLPLITPALLVAVIFRLLDALRVFDVIYVLTSNSTSTMTMSIYARQQLVEFQDVGYGSAASTMLFLIIALAVVIYLYLGRRQLGVDQ
- a CDS encoding carbohydrate ABC transporter permease — translated: MNQYQLIKLAKRVGLYALIAVVMVYAIFPFYYAVITSLKPSSELFRVDFWLSSLDFGNYVQIFTQKSFVRAIFNSILISLSVVLIALLLGITASYALGRVRFRGRTTVMLTILGVSMFPQVAVLSGLFEVIRALNLYNNPGGLILSYTIFTLPFTVWVLTTFMRQLPMELEEAAIMDGATPWVTITKVFLPLMWPAMATTGLLAFIAAWNEFLFALTFTLTDDQRTVPVAIALISGGSQHELPWGPIMAASVTVTVPLVILVMIFQKRIVSGLTAGAVKG
- a CDS encoding alpha-glucosidase, with protein sequence MQDNLTWWRGGVIYQIYPRSFMDANGDGIGDLPGITDKLDYVASLGVDGIWLSPFFTSPMLDFGYDVSDYRDVDPMFGTLDDFKALLARAHALGLKVMIDQVISHTSDQHPWFQESRADRSNPKADWFVWADPRPDGTPPNNWLSIFGGSAWTFDSRRRQYYLHNFLTSQPDLNFHNPEVRQAQLDNLRFWLELGVDGFRLDTVNFYFHDAELRDNPPVPKGEAKTLGAPDANPYTWQRHVYDLSRPENLDFLRELRALMDEFPGTTTVGEIGDDEPLARMAEYTAGGDKLHMAYGFDLLNDPHSPAYIREVIERFQRLAGDAWPCWALSNHDVVRSATRWGAGEDPVAYPKVALAMVLSLRGSVCLYQGEELGLPEAEVPFERLQDPYGKVLWPEFKGRDGCRTPMPWTDAPQAGFTNEAVEPWLPVDERHQPLAVDRQQDDRHSVLNATRRLLAFRQAHPALVDGELSLVDVGEDLLGFVREADSKNGGEALLCVFNLGGETRSTTLPRSGTPLQGHGFASALDGDTLTLPAYQAAYLKLDR
- a CDS encoding ABC transporter ATP-binding protein, whose product is MASVTLEKLNKVFGHTHIIKDVDLKVADGEFVVFVGPSGCGKSTLLRLIAGLESITDGDLKIADGVVNDLPPRERGVGMVFQSYALYPHMSVYENMAFGLKLAKMANETVDDRVMATARILQLEDLLHRKPKELSGGQRQRVAMGRAMAREPRILLFDEPLSNLDASLRVQMRNEIARLHHRLGSTMIYVTHDQVEAMTLADKIVVLRDGRIEQVGSPQTLYQQPATRFVAGFIGSPTMNFMPATLKGSSEEGCRIEAPGLGELALPQDASGERNGAALTLGVRPEHLRLAEARGENAFEIVNVEYLGNEVYVYLEPKAGDTLLIHRSEAPSRWDIGQRVALVPDLEHVHLFDVEDRALNIAKRRQAA